A genomic segment from Microcoleus sp. FACHB-672 encodes:
- a CDS encoding DUF456 domain-containing protein, which produces MTILYGLLILVMLVGVVGAVVPGIPGASLILGAIVVWGVVYGFTGLAWPLGVAIAVLLVSIGVDFLATYWGAKQAGASKWGQIGAVVGLVVGFLGLLPALPFGGPLLGILLGPLLGAIIGEYLYQRDLNLAIKAAVGILVGSLIGNLIQGVLAIATVVVFVLSTWSQIAGA; this is translated from the coding sequence ATGACAATTCTCTATGGGCTGCTTATTTTAGTAATGCTCGTGGGTGTAGTGGGGGCGGTGGTTCCCGGCATTCCGGGAGCCAGTTTAATTTTAGGAGCAATTGTTGTTTGGGGCGTCGTTTACGGCTTCACCGGCTTAGCATGGCCCTTGGGAGTAGCGATTGCGGTTTTGCTGGTCAGTATTGGCGTTGATTTTCTAGCGACGTACTGGGGGGCAAAACAGGCCGGTGCCAGCAAATGGGGGCAGATCGGTGCTGTTGTGGGCTTAGTTGTGGGGTTTTTAGGGTTGCTGCCGGCACTCCCGTTTGGTGGCCCGCTCCTGGGCATTTTGCTGGGTCCGCTGTTAGGTGCAATCATTGGTGAATATCTCTACCAGCGAGACTTGAATTTGGCAATTAAAGCAGCGGTTGGAATTTTGGTTGGTTCGCTTATTGGAAATTTAATTCAAGGAGTGCTGGCAATTGCAACAGTGGTGGTTTTTGTGCTTTCCACTTGGTCGCAGATTGCTGGGGCCTAA
- a CDS encoding fatty acid desaturase family protein: protein MTLSQLAVPKITFSKSIGFRKELNRRVEAYFETENISPRDNPAMYLKTAIICAWVLSAWLFILFVPSSGLVKILGCVVLALGMVAFAFNVGHDANHGSYSSRKWVNSLFGFALDVLGASSFLWRYSHNKLHHTYTNIAEHDFDINGEGLVRLSPDQESRWFYRYQHIYTWLLYGFLQTHWFVEDINVLLLKRKYYDHEIPTPKPADVITFFAFKVFWLAYVIGLPLWLGYTPLQIMVGFVITTVIFSFIVALVFRVAHVVDNAEFITPHPETSNVDDEWAICQVRTTVDFAPKNHFLNWYLGGLNYQVIHHLFPHICHIHYPKLSKIVKEVCDEFEVEYRVNETFAEAIVANYRLVKALGNS from the coding sequence ATGACTCTGTCCCAGCTCGCTGTTCCCAAGATCACCTTTTCCAAAAGCATAGGTTTCAGAAAAGAACTCAACCGACGAGTTGAAGCTTATTTTGAAACAGAAAACATTTCTCCACGAGATAATCCGGCTATGTACCTGAAAACCGCAATTATTTGCGCTTGGGTGCTTTCGGCATGGCTATTTATTCTCTTCGTGCCATCATCTGGGTTGGTAAAAATTCTCGGCTGTGTGGTTCTAGCTTTGGGGATGGTTGCCTTTGCCTTCAATGTCGGACATGATGCCAATCATGGAAGTTATTCCTCTCGCAAATGGGTCAATAGTCTATTTGGTTTCGCTTTAGATGTCTTAGGAGCCTCTAGCTTTTTATGGCGATACAGCCATAACAAACTTCACCATACTTATACCAACATTGCTGAGCATGATTTTGATATAAATGGTGAGGGTTTAGTGCGCTTGTCTCCTGATCAAGAGTCTCGATGGTTTTATCGATACCAACATATTTACACTTGGTTGTTATATGGATTTTTGCAGACTCACTGGTTTGTTGAGGATATCAATGTCCTGTTACTCAAACGCAAATATTACGACCACGAGATCCCAACACCGAAACCTGCAGATGTTATTACCTTTTTTGCCTTTAAGGTATTTTGGTTAGCTTATGTTATCGGTTTGCCTTTATGGCTGGGTTACACTCCCTTACAGATTATGGTGGGGTTTGTAATTACTACAGTCATCTTTAGTTTTATAGTCGCGCTCGTTTTTCGAGTGGCTCATGTGGTGGACAACGCAGAGTTTATCACTCCCCACCCAGAAACGAGCAACGTTGATGACGAATGGGCGATTTGTCAAGTTAGAACCACCGTTGATTTTGCTCCAAAAAACCATTTCTTAAACTGGTATCTTGGCGGTTTAAACTACCAAGTCATTCATCATCTTTTTCCCCATATCTGCCATATTCATTACCCCAAACTCTCCAAAATTGTCAAAGAAGTTTGCGATGAGTTTGAGGTTGAATATCGAGTGAACGAAACGTTTGCAGAAGCTATCGTTGCAAACTATCGATTGGTAAAAGCTTTAGGAAATAGCTAA
- a CDS encoding APC family permease, with amino-acid sequence MNSNQQQDKRLISLFTAISIVVANMIGTGVFTSLGFQAADIKSGFALLCLWVIGGVFALCGALSYSELGAAMPRSGGEFHYLSKIYHPAIGFLSGWVSVTVGFAAPIAAAAMALGQYLSKVSPIFNPLLVASLTVIGVSIIHTSDRKLGSYFQNVFTVLKVLLIVFLVASGLLIAQPQDINFLPAPGDMNVILSSPFAISLVFVMYSYSGWNASTYIASEVAEPEKNVPRSLIAGTLIVLVLYLLINFTFLYTAPIDELAGQLEVGYISATRIFGVAGGKIMSLLISFGLISSISSMVWAGPRVTQVIGEDIPFFKVLASKNKNGVPYHAILLQLAIVLALVITSSFETVLTYLGFTLTLSSFITVLGVFVHRLRYPDAPRPYKTWGYPITPLIFLGISAWMLIYILLDKPQESLAGLMTIFVGLLVYFFVSRNKRLASSGSKN; translated from the coding sequence GTGAATTCAAACCAGCAACAAGACAAACGGCTCATCAGCCTGTTTACAGCTATCTCGATTGTGGTAGCTAATATGATCGGAACGGGCGTTTTTACAAGTTTGGGCTTCCAAGCAGCAGATATAAAGTCTGGTTTCGCCTTACTGTGTTTATGGGTAATCGGCGGAGTCTTTGCCCTTTGTGGCGCACTTTCTTACAGTGAACTGGGAGCAGCAATGCCCAGATCAGGCGGTGAATTTCACTATCTATCCAAAATTTATCATCCAGCAATTGGTTTCCTGTCCGGGTGGGTTTCCGTTACAGTCGGGTTTGCCGCACCCATTGCTGCAGCAGCGATGGCATTGGGACAATATTTATCAAAAGTTTCCCCAATATTTAATCCGCTGTTAGTTGCATCCTTAACTGTCATTGGCGTGTCCATCATTCATACAAGTGATCGCAAACTTGGAAGCTACTTTCAGAATGTTTTCACTGTTTTGAAAGTGCTGCTGATTGTCTTTTTGGTTGCTAGCGGATTGTTAATCGCACAACCTCAAGATATCAATTTCCTGCCGGCTCCGGGAGATATGAATGTGATATTAAGTTCTCCCTTTGCGATTTCCCTCGTGTTTGTCATGTATTCCTATTCTGGTTGGAATGCGTCTACTTACATTGCCAGCGAGGTAGCAGAACCGGAAAAAAATGTGCCGCGATCTTTAATCGCGGGAACTTTAATCGTTCTCGTCTTGTACCTGCTGATTAACTTTACATTTTTGTATACCGCGCCCATTGATGAGCTAGCTGGACAACTGGAAGTGGGATATATATCCGCTACCCGGATTTTTGGGGTTGCCGGTGGAAAGATTATGAGCTTGCTGATCTCCTTCGGCCTGATTTCTTCGATTAGCTCAATGGTGTGGGCCGGCCCTAGAGTTACTCAAGTCATCGGAGAAGATATTCCGTTTTTTAAAGTGCTAGCCAGCAAAAATAAAAATGGGGTTCCATATCACGCGATTCTCTTGCAACTGGCAATTGTCTTGGCGCTGGTGATTACTTCTTCATTTGAGACCGTTTTAACGTATTTGGGATTTACCCTTACCCTGTCTTCGTTTATCACCGTTTTGGGTGTATTTGTTCACCGGCTAAGGTATCCCGATGCGCCCCGGCCTTACAAAACATGGGGATATCCCATAACGCCGCTGATCTTTCTAGGAATCAGTGCTTGGATGTTGATCTATATTTTACTCGACAAACCTCAGGAATCGCTGGCAGGATTGATGACGATTTTTGTGGGTTTGCTGGTTTACTTCTTTGTGTCAAGAAACAAGCGGCTGGCGTCTTCCGGCTCTAAAAACTAG
- a CDS encoding iron uptake porin: MAKVLWKYLQLIPNVVAASLAVYAGATVAAEPPASVESVDKKDITLSEPISRNVLVQVPVRQSPNDIAQNDAFSSEDSPTGNVSDLEQIDPSNAESSVMEQVTSVSQLSDVQPTDWAFQALQNLVERYGCIAGYPDGTFRGNRAITRYEFAAGLNACLEAITQLIQPGGDFVSKEDLALLNRLLEEFQAELATLRGRVDALEARANELEANQFSTTTKLEGEIIFAAVDGIGTGSSSVPHFGHRTRFNLETSFTGEDLLRTRLQLGNLNALSANSNPAPEGDLFFAADAYEESDGNVFGIDALLYTFPLGERLEITVAANAGAADDFANTVNPYLDGDGALGALSRFATRHPIYYMIGGAGIGARYEFSDNLELNLGYMAADAFDPDPTFGFFNGAYGAMAQLLVKPSERLNIGLTYINSYNNEMGAGSNRANLRTVLGNETDLDLPIISNAFGVEASWQLSKRFVVGGWVGYVNKTVLSTLGGQIDRGDMEIWNANLNFAFPDLGKEGNLGAIIVGVEPMVRNSSVSAAVPGLPDVFGADKDTSLHIEALYQYQVTDNIAITPGVVWLTAPDHNNDNEDIVIGTIRTTFTF; this comes from the coding sequence ATGGCAAAAGTTTTGTGGAAATATTTACAATTAATACCTAATGTGGTAGCCGCATCTCTCGCGGTTTACGCCGGCGCGACAGTGGCAGCAGAACCACCGGCATCTGTGGAATCGGTAGACAAAAAAGACATAACGCTGAGTGAGCCGATCAGCCGTAACGTCTTGGTTCAGGTGCCGGTGAGGCAAAGCCCGAACGATATAGCACAGAATGACGCATTTAGCTCTGAAGACAGCCCCACCGGCAATGTCAGCGATTTAGAACAGATTGACCCATCCAACGCTGAAAGCAGCGTCATGGAGCAAGTGACCTCCGTTTCTCAGCTATCCGACGTTCAACCCACAGACTGGGCATTTCAAGCCTTACAAAATTTGGTTGAGCGATATGGGTGTATCGCAGGATATCCCGATGGCACATTCCGGGGAAACCGCGCCATCACGCGATATGAATTTGCTGCCGGTTTAAATGCCTGCTTAGAAGCAATTACCCAGCTGATTCAGCCAGGGGGAGACTTTGTTAGCAAAGAAGACTTAGCACTCCTTAACCGGCTGCTTGAGGAATTTCAGGCCGAACTCGCCACCTTGCGGGGTCGGGTTGATGCCTTAGAAGCGCGTGCTAATGAACTCGAAGCCAATCAATTCTCCACCACCACCAAACTCGAAGGGGAAATCATCTTTGCCGCCGTTGACGGCATCGGCACAGGATCGAGCAGTGTCCCCCACTTCGGACATCGGACTCGCTTTAACTTAGAAACCAGTTTCACCGGCGAAGATTTGCTCAGAACCCGACTGCAACTCGGCAACTTGAATGCCTTATCTGCCAATTCCAACCCGGCACCTGAAGGGGATCTATTTTTCGCAGCCGATGCTTACGAAGAAAGCGATGGCAATGTCTTTGGTATAGACGCCCTGCTTTACACGTTTCCCTTGGGCGAACGCTTGGAGATCACTGTTGCCGCCAATGCCGGTGCCGCAGATGACTTTGCCAATACCGTCAACCCATACCTTGATGGAGATGGCGCGCTGGGCGCACTGTCTCGCTTTGCCACCCGCCATCCTATTTATTACATGATCGGGGGTGCCGGCATTGGGGCGAGGTATGAGTTCAGCGATAACTTAGAACTGAACCTGGGTTATATGGCTGCTGACGCCTTCGATCCTGATCCAACTTTTGGGTTTTTCAATGGTGCTTACGGTGCGATGGCTCAATTGCTAGTCAAACCCAGTGAAAGACTTAACATCGGCTTAACCTATATCAATTCCTACAACAATGAAATGGGTGCCGGTAGTAACCGCGCTAATTTGCGAACCGTTTTGGGGAATGAAACTGATTTGGATCTGCCAATTATCAGCAATGCTTTTGGGGTTGAAGCTTCTTGGCAACTCAGCAAGCGCTTTGTTGTGGGTGGTTGGGTTGGCTACGTCAACAAAACTGTACTCTCCACCCTTGGCGGACAAATTGATCGCGGTGATATGGAAATTTGGAACGCCAATCTTAACTTTGCCTTTCCCGATTTGGGTAAAGAAGGGAATTTGGGCGCTATCATCGTCGGTGTAGAGCCGATGGTTCGCAATTCTAGCGTAAGTGCTGCTGTCCCCGGACTGCCTGATGTGTTTGGGGCAGATAAGGACACATCCCTGCACATAGAGGCTTTGTACCAGTATCAGGTGACAGATAACATCGCCATTACGCCTGGTGTGGTTTGGCTCACCGCACCCGATCACAACAATGATAATGAAGATATTGTGATTGGGACGATTCGGACGACCTTTACTTTTTAG